In Dioscorea cayenensis subsp. rotundata cultivar TDr96_F1 chromosome 11, TDr96_F1_v2_PseudoChromosome.rev07_lg8_w22 25.fasta, whole genome shotgun sequence, a single genomic region encodes these proteins:
- the LOC120272654 gene encoding glyoxylate/hydroxypyruvate reductase HPR3-like, which translates to MVGDETQSPDLQPLLLLRKPIAFLLSSLSTHFHLLKPWESPLPLPAFLSTHATTVQALLITGLAPVTAAILDSLPSLGCIVTTSVGVDHIDLLECARRGVAVANAGSVFSDDAADYAVGLLIDVLRRISAADGYLRQGLWTLAGDYPLGSKLSGKRIGIIGLGSIGSRVAKRLQAFSCTISYNSLTMKPSVPYKFYPNVCDLASNSDALIVCCALTSKTHHIINKDVLSALGKQGIIINIGRGALVDEEDLIKCLMNADIKGAGLDVFKNEPLVPKELLSMNNVVLSSHSAVNTEENILDLYQLIIANFEAFFAGRPLISPVSA; encoded by the exons ATGGTCGGAGACGAAACCCAATCGCCGGATCTCCAACCGCTTCTACTCCTCCGGAAACCCATCGCCTTCTTGCTCTCCTCCCTCTCCACCCACTTCCACCTCCTCAAACCCTGGGAATCCCCTTTGCCTCTCCCAGCCTTCCTCTCCACCCACGCAACCACCGTCCAAGCCCTCCTCATCACCGGCCTCGCCCCTGTCACCGCTGCCATTCTCGATAGCCTTCCATCACTCGGATGCATCGTCACCACCAGCGTTGGTGTCGACCACATCGACCTCCTCGAGTGCGCCCGCCGTGGCGTCGCCGTCGCCAATGCCGGTTCTgtcttctccgatgatgctgCTGACTACGCTGTTGGTCTCTTGATCGATGTTCTCCGGAGAATTTCAGCCGCCGATGGGTACCTCAGGCAGGGCCTTTGGACCCTCGCCGGAGATTATCCTCTCGGATCTAAG CTGAGTGGCAAAAGGATTGGGATCATAGGCCTGGGAAGCATTGGCTCCAGAGTTGCCAAAAGGCTTCAAGCTTTCAGCTGTACAATCTCATACAACTCCTTGACAATGAAACCATCAGTCCCATATAAATTCTACCCGAATGTTTGTGATCTTGCAAGCAACAGTGATGCTCTAATTGTGTGTTGTGCTCTGACCAGCAAAACACATCATATCATCAACAAAGACGTATTATCAGCGCTCGGAAAACAGGGCATCATAATCAACATAGGGAGAGGTGCACTGGTTGATGAAGAGGATTTGATCAAATGTTTGATGAATGCGGATATAAAAGGTGCAGGTCTTGATGTGTTTAAGAATGAGCCATTGGTGCCCAAGGAGTTACTCTCAATGAACAATGTTGTGCTTTCCTCTCACTCTGCAGTTAACACTGAAGAGAACATTTTGGACCTTTATCAGCTGATCATTGCTAACTTCGAAGCTTTCTTTGCCGGTAGACCTTTGATTAGTCCTGTTTCAGCTTGA
- the LOC120271842 gene encoding glycosyltransferase family 64 protein C4, with translation MEWTVSMATAAIPGLSSGGAGRDSPAKEKLFGRAPPLPLLLLRARNLRSVRARSRAVLFAVLSLLLLLLLSRHLSPFVAWKNPHASSASVPSRGGYAVLINTWKRNSLLKQVVSHYASCSRAEAIHVVWSEIDPPSDGLKSHLEKLVSSKSHGVHKPSFRFELCEEDNLNNRFKPIEDLKNDAVFSVDDDVIVPCSTLDFAFTVWQSASDTMVGFVPRTHWLVKKDGLAYYTYGGWWSVWWMGTYSMVLSKAAFFHRKYLDLYTHKMPSSIHDYVTRERNCEDIAMSLLIANASGAPPVWVKGNLYEIGSSGISSMKGHNERRNKCLNDFISLYETMPLVSTSMKAVDTRQEWFW, from the exons ATGGAATGGACCGTCTCGATGGCCACGGCCGCGATCCCTGGCCTCAGCTCCGGAGGCGCCGGCCGAGATTCGCCGGCGAAGGAGAAGCTCTTCGGCCGCGCTCCTCCTCTCCCTCTACTTCTTCTCCGAGCTCGCAACCTCCGCAGTGTCCGTGCTCGCTCCCGTGCCGTCCTTTTCGCTGTgctctctcttctccttctccttctcttgtCTCGCCACTTGAGCCCTTTCGTGGCTTGGAAAAACCCTCATGCTTCCTCCGCTTCAGTTCCCTCGAG GGGTGGTTATGCTGTGCTGATTAACACTTGGAAGCGTAATTCTCTTCTCAAGCAAGTCGTGTCCCATTATGCATCGTGTAGCCGGGCTGAAGCTATACATGTTGTATGGAGTGAGATTGATCCTCCATCAGATGGTCTTAAATCACATCTCGAAAAGCTTGTATCATCCAAGTCCCATGGTGTACACAAGCCTAGTTTCAGGTTCGAGCTGTGTGAAGAGGACAATCTGAATAACAGATTTAAACCAATTGAGGACCTCAAAAATGATGCCGTTTTCTcagttgatgatgatgtgatTGTCCCATGCTCCACATTGGATTTTGCATTCACTGTATGGCAGAGCGCTTCTGATACAATGGTCGGTTTTGTTCCTCGCACACATTGGTTGGTTAAGAAG GATGGTTTAGCGTATTATACATACGGGGGCTGGTGGTCAGTGTGGTGGATGGGTACATACAGTATGGTTCTTTCTAAAGCGGCATTTTTCCATCGGAAGTACTTGGATTTGTACACGCATAAGATGCcctcatcaattcatgattatGTAACAAGGGAAAG GAACTGTGAAGACATCGCGATGTCATTGCTCATAGCTAATGCAAGCGGAGCACCACCAGTCTGGGTTAAGG GAAATTTATACGAGATTGGTTCGTCTGGCATCAGCAGTATGAAAGGGCACAACGAGAGGCGGAATAAATGTCTGAATGATTTCATTTCTCTGTATGAAACCATGCCTTTGGTATCAACCAGCATGAAAGCCGTCGACACCAGACAAGAATGGTTCTGGTAG
- the LOC120272209 gene encoding uncharacterized protein LOC120272209, which produces MRKRDLGILLLSALAIFFTLQQEGDFSFKEAWFHLSDEYPIKYEAERLPPPIVADLNGDGKKEVLVATHDAKIQVLEPHSRRGDEGFSEAQVLAEVSLLPDKIRVASGRRPVAMVTGVINRFYKHGEIKKQVLVVVTSGWSVMCFDHNLKKLWENNLQEHFPHGSHHREIAISISNYTLKHGDSGLVIVGGRMEMQHQSTMDLFEETLASEKSSESQRRSATETEASGDSPTVDLRHFAFFAFAGQSGSLRWSRKNENIEAHSSDASQLIPQHNYKLDVHSLNSRHPGEFECREFRESILGVMPHQWDRREDTRFELAHFRRHKRKSLKKTPGKVTTSPFHKPMENHPPGKDPSNKIANLIGTAANYAGSAKANKGVHYIPTITNHTRLWWVPNVVVAHQKEGIEAVHLASGRTICKLHLPEGGLHSDINGDGVLDHVQVVGGNGAEQAVVSGSMEVLKPCWAVGTSGVPVREQLFNVSICHHAHFSLFHHGEFARSFGRNTDAGLLEVASPILIQRDDGHKHRKRSHGDVIFLTNRGEVTSYSSNLHGHDAIWRWQLLTGATWSNLPSPSGMTEATVVPTLKAFSLGKFSKQEIIIAAGDQEAVVISPEGSQLATFDLPGPPTHTLVLEDFSGDGLTDVIVVSSSGTYGFVQVRHPGALFFSTLVGCLIVIIAVIFVSQHLNSVNKSKPRASTDYR; this is translated from the exons ATGAGGAAGAGAGATCTAGGGATTCTACTCCTCTCCGCCCTCGCTATCTTCTTCACTCTCCAA CAAGAAGGTGATTTCTCGTTCAAGGAGGCGTGGTTCCATCTCTCCGATGAGTACCCGATCAAATACGAAGCTGAGCGCCTCCCGCCGCCGATTGTCGCTGATCTCAATGGCGATGGGAAAAAAGAAGTCCTTGTTGCCACTCATGATGCTAAAATACAG GTTTTAGAGCCCCATAGTAGACGTGGGGATGAAGGATTTAGTGAAGCACAAGTGTTGGCTGAAGTTTCCTTACTGCCCGATAAGATCCGTGTTGCTTCTGGAAGGCGTCCTGTTGCTATGGTAACAGGTGTTATTAACCGTTTTTATAAACATGGGGAAATAAAGAAGCAGGTTTTGGTTGTAGTCACATCAGGTTGGTCAGTCATGTGCTTTGACCACAACCTCAAAAAGCTGTGGGAAAATAATTTGCAG GAACATTTTCCACATGGGTCTCATCATCGTGAGATAGCAATTTCTATAAGCAATTATACATTGAAGCATGGAGATTCTGGATTAGTTATCGTAGGAGGGAGAATGGAAATGCAACATCAA AGTACCATGGATCTGTTTGAGGAGACATTGGCCTCTGAGAAAAGTTCTGAATCCCAACGCCGGAGTGCAACTGAGACGGAG GCATCTGGAGATTCACCAACTGTAGATCTACGACACTTCGCTTTTTTTGCTTTTGCTGGTCAAAGTGGGTCACTTCGATGGAGTCGAAAGAATGAA AACATAGAGGCTCACTCCTCGGATGCTTCACAGCTGATCCCACAGCATAACTACAAACTCGATGTTCATTCTTTAAACAGTCGTCATCCTGGTGAG TTTGAATGCAGAGAGTTCAGGGAATCTATTCTTGGAGTCATGCCTCATCAATGG GATAGGCGAGAAGATACTCGTTTTGAGCTGGCTCATTTCAGAAGACACAAGAGAAAATCATTGAAGAAAACACCCGGAAAAGTGACAACAAGCCCCTTCCATAAGCCTATGGAAAACCATCCTCCTGGAAAGGATCCATCTAACAAAATTGCAAATCTTATTGGGACAGCTGCAAATTATGCTGGGTCTGCAAAAGCTAACAAG GGAGTGCATTATATTCCAACCATCACAAATCATACTCGACTTTGGTGGGTCCCAAATGTGGTTGTTGCACATCAAAAGGAAGGAATAGAGGCTGTTCATTTGGCTTCTGGTCGAACCATATGCAAG CTTCATCTTCCAGAAGGAGGCCTTCATTCTGATATAAATGGAGATGGAGTTTTAGATCATGTTCAG GTTGTTGGGGGGAATGGTGCTGAGCAAGCTGTTGTGAGTGGCTCTATGGAAGTGTTGAAACCATGCTGGGCGGTCGGCACATCCGGCGTACCAGTGCGTGAACAGCTATTCAATGTTTCAATCTGCCATCATGCCCATTTCAGTCTTTTCCATCATGGCGAATTCGCCAGAAGTTTTGGAAGAAATACTGATGCAGGTTTGCTAGAGGTGGCAAGCCCTATCTTGATTCAGAGGGATGACGGGCATAAGCATCGGAAACGAAGCCATGGTGATGTCATCTTCTTGACAAACAGAGGCGAG GTTACCTCATACTCATCAAATTTGCATGGGCACGACGCCATCTGGAGATGGCAGCTCTTAACTGGCGCAACTTGGTCTAATCTTCCATCACCGTCCGGGATGACGGAAGCCACTGTCGTGCCAACGTTAAAGGCGTTCTCCCTCGGAAAATTCAGCAAGCAAGAGATTATAATTGCTGCCGGCGATCAAGAGGCCGTGGTAATATCCCCAGAAGGCAGCCAACTAGCCACCTTCGATTTGCCGGGCCCTCCAACCCACACACTAGTGCTAGAAGACTTCTCCGGCGACGGTTTAACAGATGTCATTGTTGTGTCTTCCAGCGGAACTTATGGTTTTGTGCAGGTGAGGCATCCCGGAGCGCTCTTCTTCAGCACCCTCGTCGGTTGCCTTATCGTTATCATTGCAGTGATATTTGTTTCCCAGCACCTAAATTCGGTCAACAAGAGCAAACCTAGGGCTTCAACTGATTACCGGTGA
- the LOC120271971 gene encoding MADS-box transcription factor 16-like, whose translation MGRGKIEIKKIENPTNRQVTYSKRRQGIMKKAKELTVLCDAEVSIVMFSSTGKFAEYCSPSSDTKSMFDQYQQVTGIDLWHSQYERMQSNLNHLKEINHNLRREIRQRMGEELDGLNIDELRGLEQNVDEALKLVRQRKYHVITTQTDTYKKKLKNSHEAHQHLLRELEMREGQQAYGFMDNDPNNYECAIDLAAAAAAAAATGSHVYAYRVQPNQPNLHGIMSYNSNDLRLA comes from the exons ATGGGGAGGGGAAAGATAGAGATAAAGAAGATAGAGAACCCAACAAACAGGCAGGTGACATACTCAAAGAGGAGACAAGGGATTATGAAGAAAGCTAAGGAATTGACTGTGCTTTGTGATGCTGAGGTTTCTATTGTTATGTTTTCCAGTACTGGAAAGTTTGCTGAGTACTGTAGTCCTTCTTCTGA TACTAAGAGCATGTTTGATCAGTATCAACAAGTGACTGGGATTGATTTGTGGCACTCACAGTATGAA AGAATGCAAAGCAATCTAAATCATTTGAAGGAGATAAATCACAACCTCAGGAGGGAAATAAG ACAGCGAATGGGGGAGGAATTAGACGGACTGAACATCGATGAATTGCGCGGTCTTGAGCAAAATGTGGATGAAGCCTTGAAACTTGTTCGGCAAAGAAAA TATCATGTTATTACCACACAGACTGATACCTACAAGAAGaag CTGAAGAATTCCCATGAAGCTCATCAGCACTTGCTACGTGAACTG GAGATGAGAGAAGGGCAACAAGCTTATGGATTTATGGACAATGATCCAAATAACTATGAGTGTGCAATTGATttggctgctgctgctgctgctgctgctgcaacTGGGTCTCATGTTTATGCTTACAGGGTTCAACCAAACCAGCCAAACCTTCATGGGATCATGTCTTATAATTCTAATGATCTTCGTTTGGCTtga